One window from the genome of Enterococcus haemoperoxidus ATCC BAA-382 encodes:
- a CDS encoding quaternary amine ABC transporter ATP-binding protein: MPKVQVSHLTKIFGKKSKQALDMIKENKDKTEILKKTGATVGVYDVNFEVEEGEIFVIMGLSGSGKSTLIRLLNRLIEPTSGNILIDNQDISKLDKEGLREVRRNKMSMVFQNFGLFPHRTILENTEYGLEVRGVPKEERTAKAEQALENSSLLAFKDQFPKQLSGGMQQRVGLARALANDPEILLMDEAFSALDPLIRREMQDELVDLQENVKKTIIFITHDLNEALRIGDRIALMKDGQIMQIGTGEEILTNPANDYVRTFVEDVDRSKVLTAQNIMVPALTTNIEIDGPTVALTRMRQEEVSMLLAVDKKRQLKGVVRAERALEARKAGKPLTDYVDTDITSIDKDMLVNDIFPIIYDSPTPVAVTDNNKLLGVVIRGSVLEALAETEVNINE, translated from the coding sequence TTGCCCAAAGTACAAGTCTCGCATTTAACAAAAATATTCGGTAAAAAATCAAAACAAGCACTGGATATGATCAAAGAAAACAAAGATAAAACCGAAATCTTGAAAAAAACTGGTGCTACTGTCGGCGTATACGATGTGAATTTCGAAGTAGAAGAAGGAGAAATTTTCGTGATCATGGGGCTTTCTGGTAGTGGTAAATCAACATTGATTCGTCTTTTGAATCGTTTGATCGAACCCACTTCTGGAAATATTCTTATCGATAATCAAGACATCTCAAAATTGGATAAAGAAGGCCTTAGAGAAGTTCGTCGTAATAAGATGAGCATGGTTTTCCAAAATTTTGGTCTCTTCCCTCACCGCACGATTTTAGAAAATACAGAATATGGTTTAGAAGTTCGCGGTGTCCCAAAAGAAGAACGTACTGCTAAAGCCGAACAAGCGTTAGAAAACTCAAGCTTACTCGCTTTTAAAGATCAGTTTCCTAAACAGCTGTCTGGCGGAATGCAACAACGTGTTGGCTTAGCCCGAGCCTTAGCTAACGATCCAGAAATTTTACTGATGGATGAAGCCTTTTCTGCTCTTGATCCGTTGATTCGTCGAGAAATGCAAGATGAATTAGTAGATCTACAAGAAAATGTGAAAAAGACGATCATCTTTATCACACATGATTTAAATGAAGCATTACGTATCGGCGATCGAATTGCTCTAATGAAAGACGGTCAGATTATGCAAATTGGTACTGGTGAAGAAATCTTAACAAACCCAGCCAATGATTACGTTCGTACCTTCGTTGAAGATGTAGATCGTTCTAAGGTTTTAACTGCTCAAAATATCATGGTTCCTGCATTAACAACTAATATTGAAATTGACGGCCCAACGGTTGCTTTAACACGGATGCGTCAAGAAGAAGTTAGTATGCTTTTAGCTGTTGATAAAAAACGTCAACTAAAAGGGGTCGTCCGAGCTGAGCGAGCGTTAGAAGCACGTAAAGCAGGTAAACCATTAACTGATTATGTGGATACAGATATCACTTCTATCGACAAAGATATGCTCGTCAACGATATTTTCCCAATCATCTATGATTCACCTACGCCAGTTGCTGTAACGGACAACAATAAATTGCTTGGTGTCGTCATTCGAGGCAGCGTTCTTGAAGCATTAGCAGAAACAGAGGTGAATATCAATGAATAA
- a CDS encoding YcxB family protein: protein MELKLKLTQTLTQNSWLEFNKIYMKKKYKHRRYLLLSLSITSFFLFIISIYLIWKFFQQDTFKFISINLADILHYCPIFFYSALLFLVIGLELLLIYYKEIDFRLKKSLKDPSNKSFFIEKEFIITDESVEVRTQLSVSTYEWSSFIRCIEANDFIALQLNSTSVLLIQKRELQQEELSQLQQIISRKMADSYEFWNESSINSRKIHY from the coding sequence ATGGAACTAAAACTAAAATTAACACAAACCTTGACTCAAAATAGTTGGCTAGAGTTTAATAAAATCTACATGAAAAAGAAATATAAACATCGAAGATATTTACTTTTAAGTTTATCTATTACTAGTTTTTTTCTGTTCATCATTTCTATTTATTTAATCTGGAAATTTTTCCAACAAGATACATTCAAATTTATATCCATCAACTTAGCTGACATACTGCATTATTGTCCGATATTTTTTTATAGTGCATTACTTTTTTTGGTAATAGGTCTAGAACTGCTGCTTATCTATTATAAAGAAATTGATTTTAGACTCAAAAAAAGTTTAAAAGATCCGTCAAACAAATCATTTTTTATCGAAAAGGAGTTTATTATTACAGATGAATCTGTTGAAGTAAGGACACAATTATCTGTTTCCACTTATGAATGGTCCAGTTTCATCCGATGCATTGAAGCGAATGATTTTATTGCGCTACAACTAAACTCGACTTCAGTTTTATTAATTCAAAAAAGAGAGTTACAGCAGGAAGAACTTTCTCAATTACAGCAAATAATTTCTAGAAAAATGGCTGATTCATATGAATTTTGGAATGAATCAAGCATTAACAGCAGGAAAATACATTATTAA
- a CDS encoding alpha/beta hydrolase, whose product MKKIALGVSVIILISILSFFTILFFTPKPLFAAVKAIPVEANLTKPSNYREIEDNISVKKNITYSNEYLESTLDIYSPKKLKESAPVILFIHGGGFFKGEKEMAKYFGPTLSNEEYIFVSINYNLAPKATVFDQIRQVNEAVKFIVENAEQFSINENEISLAGSSAGGFLALQLLSAYHDDSYAKKIEIQPVKNTLFKSLLLYSAVFDLSEFQNFDGNILSNYVVSKMGWGLTGEKNWKQDKHLGQLLNLNNYISEKFPPIFITDGNTNTFTKQAKNYVARLEEFKVPTQTLFFDSKVEVGHGYQLNMETHASEKAVAQSLEFLKLDQ is encoded by the coding sequence ATGAAAAAAATAGCATTAGGTGTATCAGTAATTATTTTGATTAGTATTTTATCTTTTTTTACCATATTATTTTTCACTCCTAAGCCTTTATTTGCAGCTGTTAAGGCGATACCTGTTGAAGCAAATTTAACAAAGCCATCTAATTACAGAGAAATTGAAGATAATATTAGTGTTAAAAAAAATATTACGTATTCAAATGAATATTTGGAAAGCACATTAGATATTTATTCACCGAAAAAGTTGAAAGAGTCGGCTCCTGTAATTTTATTTATTCATGGTGGTGGTTTCTTTAAAGGCGAAAAAGAGATGGCAAAATATTTTGGTCCCACACTTTCCAATGAAGAATATATTTTTGTAAGTATTAATTACAATCTTGCGCCGAAGGCTACAGTATTTGACCAAATTAGGCAAGTGAATGAAGCGGTCAAATTTATTGTTGAGAATGCTGAACAATTTTCAATAAACGAAAATGAAATTAGTTTAGCTGGCTCGTCAGCAGGAGGTTTTTTAGCGTTACAATTGTTATCAGCTTACCATGATGATAGTTATGCAAAAAAAATTGAAATTCAGCCAGTAAAAAATACACTATTTAAAAGTCTACTTTTATATAGTGCTGTATTTGATTTATCAGAATTTCAAAACTTTGATGGTAATATACTAAGTAATTATGTGGTTTCTAAAATGGGTTGGGGATTGACTGGCGAGAAAAATTGGAAACAAGACAAGCATTTAGGTCAGCTTCTAAATTTAAATAATTATATCAGTGAAAAATTTCCACCGATATTTATTACAGATGGAAATACGAATACTTTTACTAAACAAGCTAAAAACTATGTAGCTAGGCTAGAAGAATTTAAAGTTCCAACTCAAACTTTGTTCTTTGATTCAAAAGTTGAGGTGGGACATGGATATCAATTAAATATGGAGACTCATGCATCAGAGAAAGCTGTGGCTCAATCGTTAGAATTTTTAAAGTTAGATCAATAA
- a CDS encoding 2-methylaconitate cis-trans isomerase PrpF family protein: MKKIECSIYRGGTSKGVFLLKKDLDRLGYDQDEVLLRIMGSPDVRQIDGLGGAVSTTSKVAIISNEENEDWDVNYTFAQVAIDKPIVSYAGNCGNISSAVGIFSIESGLVDAVDPITTVKVYNKNTNKIIYEHIPTPDGQLVYEGDFKISGVPGSGLKIVLEFMEPAGSITGKLLPTGNVIDTLTVEDFGEIDVSIVDAANPLVFIEANKVGLIGNENASEIDNSEERLRLLEKIRGAAAEKLEFIKTADQSSQKSPGVPKLTLVSRAENYTTVGGENIRSDSYDLAVRMMSMQKAHKTIALTGALCTAAACVIPGTIPNLLLKKNNLSSNQTKLVFGHSDGLIETTINYELNKEEGVTIRSISSYRTARKILTGTVFF, encoded by the coding sequence TTGAAAAAAATAGAGTGCAGTATTTATCGAGGAGGTACGAGTAAAGGTGTATTCCTATTAAAGAAGGATTTGGATAGACTCGGTTATGATCAAGATGAGGTATTGCTAAGAATAATGGGGAGTCCTGACGTAAGACAGATTGATGGGTTAGGAGGAGCAGTTTCAACTACAAGTAAAGTTGCTATTATTTCAAATGAAGAAAATGAAGATTGGGATGTGAATTATACCTTTGCACAAGTAGCTATTGACAAGCCAATTGTCTCTTATGCTGGAAACTGTGGAAATATTTCATCTGCAGTTGGCATTTTCTCGATTGAAAGCGGTTTAGTGGATGCGGTTGACCCTATAACTACAGTTAAAGTTTATAACAAGAATACAAATAAAATAATCTATGAACATATTCCTACTCCTGACGGTCAATTAGTATATGAAGGAGATTTTAAAATTTCTGGAGTACCAGGAAGCGGACTTAAAATTGTATTAGAGTTTATGGAGCCCGCTGGTTCAATAACAGGAAAATTGTTGCCAACAGGAAATGTAATAGACACACTAACAGTAGAAGATTTTGGTGAGATAGATGTATCAATTGTTGATGCTGCAAATCCTTTAGTATTTATAGAAGCGAATAAAGTTGGTCTGATTGGGAATGAGAATGCTTCTGAAATCGACAATAGTGAAGAACGATTAAGATTGTTAGAGAAAATCAGAGGTGCAGCAGCTGAAAAACTAGAATTTATCAAAACAGCGGATCAAAGTTCTCAAAAATCACCAGGAGTTCCTAAGCTTACGTTAGTAAGTAGAGCTGAAAATTATACAACAGTAGGTGGAGAAAATATCAGGTCAGATAGCTATGATTTAGCTGTTCGAATGATGAGTATGCAAAAAGCACATAAAACGATTGCCTTAACTGGTGCACTTTGTACAGCAGCAGCTTGTGTGATACCTGGTACGATTCCAAATTTACTGCTAAAAAAAAATAATCTGTCAAGCAATCAAACAAAATTGGTTTTTGGTCATAGTGACGGTTTGATTGAAACAACAATCAATTATGAATTAAATAAGGAAGAGGGCGTAACTATCCGTTCTATTTCTTCCTATAGAACGGCGAGAAAAATTTTGACAGGTACAGTATTTTTTTAG
- a CDS encoding ABC transporter permease/substrate binding protein — protein sequence MNNYQLPVASWVETITEWMTNTFSGVFSFFQSTGQSLMDGITSLLVAIPPVLFIIILTAIAFFISNKKIGLSLFTLIGLLFIYNQNLWTDLMSTVTLVLLSSVVSIVIGVPLGILMAKSNKAQSIITPILDFMQTMPGFVYLIPAVAFFGIGMVPGVFASVIFALPPTVRFTNLGIRQVPKELVEASDSFGSTGWQKLFKLELPLAKNTIMAGVNQTTMLALSMVVIASMIGAPGLGRGVLSALQRAQVGNGFVNGVALVILAIIIDRFTQNLNKKKSTPAKSKLSKKQKIGGTAVAIVAIIALIAGSTLFSSAKNEEKNISLSYVEWDTEVASTHVIGEVLKDVGYNVSLTPLDNAIMWESLSKGETDAMVAAWLPGTHGEQYKQYKNKVDDLGENLKGAKLGIVVPQYMDVDSIEDLKDQAGKKITGIEPGAGVVAAAEKTQKAYNNLSDWSVETSSSGAMTVALGQAIKNKEEIVITGWSPHWMFAKYDLKYLEDPKGTMGKEETIHTMARKGLEKENPEAYNILKNFHWTKEDMESVMLEINNGTEPTQAARDWIDSHSKEVAEWKK from the coding sequence ATGAATAATTATCAATTACCAGTAGCAAGTTGGGTCGAAACGATCACTGAATGGATGACGAATACTTTTTCAGGAGTTTTCAGTTTCTTCCAATCAACAGGTCAAAGTTTAATGGATGGAATCACCTCTCTATTAGTTGCGATTCCTCCCGTACTATTTATCATTATTTTAACTGCCATTGCATTTTTTATTTCAAATAAGAAAATTGGTTTAAGCTTGTTCACACTGATCGGGTTACTTTTCATTTACAATCAAAATTTATGGACAGATTTGATGAGTACCGTAACTTTAGTTTTACTTTCTAGTGTAGTTTCCATCGTCATTGGTGTACCACTAGGAATTTTAATGGCAAAAAGTAATAAAGCGCAAAGCATTATTACCCCTATTTTAGATTTCATGCAAACAATGCCTGGATTTGTGTATTTGATTCCTGCAGTAGCATTCTTCGGAATCGGGATGGTTCCTGGGGTATTTGCCTCAGTGATCTTTGCATTACCACCAACTGTTCGTTTTACCAATCTTGGGATTCGTCAAGTACCGAAAGAATTAGTTGAAGCTTCTGATTCATTTGGTAGTACGGGTTGGCAAAAACTATTCAAACTTGAGTTACCATTAGCTAAAAATACGATCATGGCGGGGGTCAACCAGACAACAATGCTGGCACTTTCTATGGTGGTTATCGCATCAATGATCGGTGCTCCTGGACTTGGTCGCGGCGTTCTTTCTGCCTTACAACGTGCCCAAGTCGGAAATGGTTTTGTTAATGGGGTTGCTTTAGTTATTTTAGCGATTATCATTGATCGTTTTACTCAAAATTTAAATAAGAAAAAATCAACACCAGCTAAATCAAAATTATCTAAAAAACAAAAAATTGGTGGCACTGCTGTTGCTATTGTAGCGATTATCGCTTTGATCGCCGGCTCTACTCTGTTCTCTTCTGCAAAAAATGAAGAAAAAAATATTTCTCTTTCTTATGTAGAATGGGATACAGAAGTTGCTTCAACTCACGTGATCGGTGAAGTGTTAAAAGATGTAGGTTACAATGTCTCACTGACACCGCTAGATAATGCCATTATGTGGGAATCTCTCTCAAAAGGGGAAACAGATGCAATGGTTGCCGCTTGGCTTCCTGGAACTCATGGTGAGCAATACAAACAATATAAAAATAAAGTGGATGATTTAGGTGAAAACTTAAAAGGTGCTAAACTTGGTATCGTTGTTCCACAATATATGGACGTTGATTCAATTGAAGATTTAAAAGATCAAGCTGGTAAAAAAATCACCGGGATCGAACCTGGTGCAGGTGTTGTTGCTGCGGCTGAAAAAACACAAAAAGCTTATAACAACTTATCTGATTGGTCAGTTGAAACTTCTTCATCTGGTGCCATGACCGTTGCTCTTGGACAAGCCATCAAAAACAAAGAAGAGATTGTTATTACGGGTTGGTCTCCACATTGGATGTTTGCTAAATACGATCTTAAATATTTAGAAGATCCAAAAGGCACAATGGGCAAAGAAGAAACAATTCACACAATGGCTAGAAAAGGATTAGAAAAAGAAAATCCTGAAGCCTATAACATCTTGAAAAATTTCCATTGGACAAAAGAAGATATGGAATCTGTGATGTTAGAAATCAATAATGGAACTGAACCAACTCAAGCTGCTAGAGACTGGATCGACAGTCATTCAAAAGAAGTCGCTGAGTGGAAAAAATAA
- a CDS encoding isoprenylcysteine carboxylmethyltransferase family protein produces the protein MYVLFFVIALFRMGVLFISKRHEKKLLETGAMEYGKKVSKQLVILHTLFYFCSFFEGIITSVKIDIISYIGLFLLIVSFIVLIVVVKSLGEYWTVKLIFAGNHVLNTSWVFKYIKHPNYFLNIVPELIGITLLFHAWLTIMVFIVPYSICLYLRIKEENELLASL, from the coding sequence ATGTATGTACTATTTTTTGTTATAGCTTTATTCAGAATGGGAGTGCTTTTTATTTCTAAACGTCATGAAAAGAAATTATTAGAGACAGGCGCGATGGAGTATGGTAAAAAAGTATCCAAACAACTAGTAATTTTGCATACTTTATTTTATTTTTGTTCTTTTTTTGAAGGTATAATCACGAGCGTAAAAATAGATATAATTAGTTATATTGGATTATTTCTGTTAATAGTGTCATTTATCGTATTAATCGTAGTGGTTAAATCATTAGGGGAATACTGGACAGTTAAATTAATTTTTGCTGGAAATCATGTGTTAAATACTAGTTGGGTGTTTAAATATATTAAACATCCAAATTATTTCTTAAACATTGTTCCTGAGTTAATAGGTATAACCCTATTATTTCATGCTTGGTTAACGATAATGGTTTTCATAGTTCCCTATAGCATATGTCTTTATTTAAGAATCAAAGAAGAAAATGAATTATTAGCTTCTTTGTAG
- a CDS encoding glucosaminidase domain-containing protein, whose protein sequence is MKRKLLSLQMICVLLSVNFVPVIGYADELTQTESGSNNIEEGTTETTESSSTEDTTTPTDSSSTEETGTTESTNTSTESSEEVQPPASSHEEVPVAPQPSAPIETTVVPEQPVQPTVDHAPTEAQLDQTIKVVKNEPTETFIRRIGEKARAVGQKNDLYASVMIAQAILETGSGNSDLSQQPYHNLFGIKGEYKGEKVVFSTQEDDGSGNWYTIDASFKKYPGYKESFEDYAKLMKEGIDSNKTIYSGTWKSNAVSYREATKSLTGVYATDTSYDQKLNAFIEEYDLTEYDKEKPSTSTSGIIVSDSHPDSDFKEYTGETYSGSEAYAAGNCTQYVYNRIVQLDGSVETTMGNGMDWGSTGKANGYEVSNKPKAGTAVSFQPTVAGADGTYGHVAFVEHVYDDGSILISEMNVAGLGIVSFRVIDKDTANTLAYVTPK, encoded by the coding sequence ATGAAAAGAAAACTATTATCACTACAGATGATATGTGTATTGCTCAGTGTTAATTTTGTACCAGTAATTGGTTATGCTGATGAATTGACGCAAACAGAGTCAGGATCAAACAACATCGAAGAAGGAACAACAGAAACGACAGAAAGTTCTTCAACTGAGGACACAACGACACCGACAGATTCATCTTCAACTGAAGAAACTGGTACAACTGAATCAACCAATACCAGTACCGAGTCGTCAGAAGAAGTACAACCTCCGGCAAGTAGTCATGAGGAAGTCCCAGTAGCGCCACAACCAAGCGCTCCAATTGAAACGACAGTAGTACCAGAGCAGCCTGTTCAGCCAACCGTTGATCATGCACCTACTGAAGCGCAATTGGATCAAACTATCAAGGTCGTTAAAAATGAACCAACAGAAACATTCATTCGCCGTATCGGTGAAAAAGCTCGTGCTGTAGGTCAAAAAAATGACTTGTATGCCTCTGTTATGATTGCTCAAGCCATTTTAGAAACAGGATCTGGCAATAGTGATTTAAGCCAACAGCCTTATCACAATCTCTTCGGAATCAAAGGAGAGTACAAAGGAGAGAAAGTTGTCTTTTCTACACAAGAAGATGACGGATCTGGCAATTGGTATACGATTGATGCTTCTTTCAAAAAATACCCTGGATACAAAGAATCGTTTGAGGATTATGCTAAGTTAATGAAAGAAGGCATCGATTCAAACAAAACAATTTATTCAGGGACTTGGAAGTCAAATGCCGTGAGCTATCGTGAAGCGACAAAATCTTTAACAGGTGTTTATGCAACGGATACGAGTTATGATCAAAAGCTAAATGCTTTTATTGAAGAATATGATTTGACTGAGTATGACAAAGAAAAACCATCTACTTCAACAAGTGGTATCATTGTTTCAGACAGTCATCCAGATAGTGATTTTAAAGAGTATACAGGTGAAACCTATTCTGGTTCAGAAGCATATGCAGCAGGAAACTGTACGCAATATGTCTATAACCGTATTGTTCAATTAGATGGTTCTGTCGAAACAACAATGGGTAATGGAATGGACTGGGGATCAACTGGTAAAGCGAATGGCTATGAGGTTTCTAATAAACCTAAAGCAGGAACGGCCGTTAGTTTCCAACCAACAGTTGCTGGAGCAGATGGAACGTATGGACATGTGGCATTTGTTGAACATGTGTATGATGATGGATCTATCCTAATTTCAGAAATGAATGTTGCTGGTTTAGGAATCGTTTCATTTAGAGTAATTGATAAAGACACAGCTAATACGTTAGCATACGTGACACCAAAATAA